The Chryseolinea soli genome contains a region encoding:
- a CDS encoding 3-keto-disaccharide hydrolase — protein MKKTGHTKTRIASPYVLYAAFTALMIFLSAVGAYAQEAPRPIEGRWDITVDQDGKSLPSWLEVEHSGNHTLVGRFCYAFGSARPISKVNFADGKFSFAIPPQWEPGTSDMSFEGNVSGDKLTGTMVYTDGKTYNWTGVRAPSLKRQSEPVWGAPITLFNGKDLKGWHAQGATNQWVVENGVLRSPKSGSNLLSDQTYNDFKLHLEFRYQKGSNSGVYLRGRYEVQIEDSKGREPWYGYLGGVYGLITPSEMVAKDAGEWQTYDITLVGRHVTVVANGKTIISNQAIAGPTGGAIDSKEGEPGPILFQGDHGPIDFRNIVITPAK, from the coding sequence ATGAAAAAAACAGGACACACCAAAACACGCATCGCGTCGCCATACGTTTTGTATGCCGCTTTCACCGCTCTCATGATCTTCCTCTCCGCCGTTGGCGCATATGCTCAGGAAGCCCCACGCCCCATTGAAGGACGCTGGGACATCACCGTCGACCAGGATGGCAAATCCCTTCCGTCGTGGCTGGAAGTTGAACATTCGGGCAATCATACCCTGGTGGGCCGTTTTTGTTATGCTTTCGGCAGTGCCCGTCCCATCTCCAAAGTGAATTTTGCCGACGGCAAGTTTAGCTTTGCCATCCCCCCGCAATGGGAACCCGGCACCAGCGACATGTCGTTCGAAGGCAACGTGTCGGGCGACAAACTCACCGGCACGATGGTGTATACCGATGGCAAGACCTATAACTGGACCGGGGTGCGCGCGCCCTCACTCAAAAGACAAAGCGAGCCGGTTTGGGGTGCTCCCATAACGTTGTTCAACGGCAAAGACCTGAAGGGATGGCACGCACAAGGCGCCACAAACCAATGGGTGGTGGAGAACGGTGTTCTGCGCAGCCCCAAATCCGGATCCAATCTGCTGAGCGATCAAACCTACAATGATTTCAAACTGCACCTGGAATTCCGCTATCAAAAGGGCAGCAACAGCGGCGTGTACTTGCGTGGCCGCTATGAAGTGCAAATCGAAGACAGCAAAGGCAGAGAGCCCTGGTATGGATATCTTGGCGGTGTCTATGGATTGATCACCCCCAGCGAAATGGTGGCCAAGGACGCCGGCGAATGGCAGACCTACGATATCACACTCGTGGGCCGCCACGTAACCGTGGTTGCCAATGGCAAGACCATCATTTCAAACCAGGCCATTGCCGGCCCCACGGGTGGTGCCATCGATAGCAAGGAAGGAGAGCCCGGTCCCATCTTATTTCAGGGCGACCATGGACCGATCGATTTCCGCAACATCGTGATCACCCCTGCAAAATAA
- a CDS encoding sensor histidine kinase: MKSFIQRILYAGIHRALSRSLMRTIVLTNALVMITVVLASITFLHAFIRNHGHLSVGSSINLGVIVVLGGILVLNDARRFNLSRFILSVLVPVACCAILFLPRWKNPDLFHYLPRSPQLFCMVLATSIVPLMVFSIRERRLLIPAVSINILILVTIDPILFYLSSDRNGEYGFYRYFGNNLTILVAGLFLMGSVVFLKNLFEDFELLNERLIDNLNDKNAQLEKNNRDLYRLNQDIETQNEEIQAQSEELMQSQESLVMANHKIEEQKVELENQNELLEALLAEKKQDLVQTNQQLVSRNSELEQFSYTVSHNLRGPVASLLGLINIINLTENADDKKHILKLIEQSALSLETVIKDLNKIIDIRHDKFNINERVLLDEVLSVITESLKTFIVENNIAITHDFKHGEAFVSIRAYLSSILYNLISNAIQYRSPERKPTIHITSVLKDRTLILEVTDNGLGIDLKRYQNDLYKLYKRFHDHIPGKGLGLYLVKQQVEKLNGSIEVESVPHQGTTFRILLPV, translated from the coding sequence TTGAAAAGTTTTATCCAACGAATTTTGTATGCGGGCATTCACCGTGCCCTATCGCGCTCGCTCATGCGCACCATCGTGCTCACCAATGCCCTGGTGATGATCACGGTCGTGCTGGCCAGCATTACGTTTCTTCATGCTTTCATACGCAACCACGGACACCTCAGCGTTGGGTCGTCGATCAACCTCGGTGTGATTGTGGTCTTGGGGGGCATCCTCGTGTTGAATGACGCCCGGCGCTTCAACCTGAGCCGCTTCATCCTCAGCGTGTTGGTGCCGGTGGCTTGCTGCGCCATTCTTTTTCTGCCGCGCTGGAAAAATCCGGACCTGTTTCACTATCTGCCCCGCAGTCCGCAATTGTTTTGCATGGTCTTGGCCACCAGCATCGTTCCCCTGATGGTCTTCAGCATTCGTGAACGGAGGCTGCTCATTCCCGCCGTGAGCATCAACATCCTGATCCTGGTGACGATCGACCCCATCCTATTTTATCTCAGCTCCGATCGCAACGGCGAATATGGCTTTTATCGTTACTTCGGAAACAACCTCACCATTCTGGTAGCCGGCTTGTTTCTGATGGGAAGCGTGGTCTTTCTCAAGAACCTCTTTGAGGATTTCGAATTGCTCAACGAAAGACTCATCGACAACCTGAACGATAAAAATGCCCAACTGGAAAAGAACAACCGCGATCTCTACCGGCTGAACCAGGACATTGAGACACAGAACGAAGAGATCCAGGCGCAAAGCGAAGAGCTGATGCAAAGCCAGGAGAGCCTGGTGATGGCCAATCACAAGATCGAAGAGCAAAAGGTGGAGCTCGAAAACCAAAACGAGTTGCTGGAAGCATTGTTGGCCGAGAAGAAACAAGACCTGGTGCAAACCAATCAACAGCTGGTATCGCGCAATTCGGAATTGGAACAATTTTCATATACGGTATCGCACAACCTGCGGGGACCCGTAGCCAGTTTGCTGGGCCTGATCAACATCATCAACCTCACCGAGAACGCGGATGACAAAAAACACATCCTCAAGCTGATCGAGCAATCGGCGCTGTCGCTAGAAACGGTGATCAAGGACCTCAACAAGATCATCGATATCCGTCATGATAAATTCAACATCAACGAACGCGTGTTGCTGGACGAGGTGTTGTCGGTGATCACAGAATCGTTGAAAACGTTTATCGTGGAAAACAACATCGCGATCACCCATGATTTCAAACATGGCGAAGCGTTTGTTTCCATCCGGGCTTACCTCAGCAGCATATTGTACAACCTGATCAGCAACGCCATTCAATACCGTTCGCCGGAAAGAAAGCCAACGATCCATATCACCTCGGTATTGAAAGACCGCACGCTCATTCTGGAGGTGACTGACAACGGTTTGGGCATCGATTTGAAACGCTATCAAAATGACCTCTACAAACTCTATAAGCGATTCCACGACCACATCCCCGGTAAGGGTCTCGGACTTTACCTGGTGAAACAGCAGGTTGAAAAATTGAATGGATCGATCGAGGTCGAAAGCGTTCCCCATCAAGGAACGACGTTCAGGATCTTATTGCCCGTCTAG
- the trpB gene encoding tryptophan synthase subunit beta — protein sequence MKYTVNEKGYYGKFGGAYIPEMLYPNVEELRTRYLDIIYEEGFQKEFHKLLRDYVGRPTPLYLAKRLSEKYGATIYLKREDLCHTGAHKVNNTIGQILLAKRLGKQKIIAETGAGQHGVATATVCALMGMECIVYMGKIDMERQRPNVERMRILGATVVPALSGSMTLKDATNEAMRHWINNPTDTHYIIGSVVGPHPYPDMVARFQSVISEEMRKQLQEEIGNPYPDYVFACVGGGSNAAGAFYHFLDDEHVTLVASEAAGKGVDSGESAATTALGKPGVLHGSKTILMQTEDGQVVEPYSISAGLDYPGIGPIHAHLFDVGRVKFVSATDDEAMNAGLELSRMEGIIPAIESAHALAALNQFTFEKDDVVVVNLSGRGDKDLETYIRWGKY from the coding sequence ATGAAATACACTGTAAACGAAAAGGGATACTACGGCAAATTTGGAGGCGCCTATATTCCCGAAATGCTTTACCCCAACGTGGAAGAGCTGCGCACACGCTACCTGGATATCATTTACGAGGAAGGGTTTCAAAAAGAGTTTCACAAATTGCTCCGCGACTACGTGGGACGGCCCACGCCGCTCTACCTGGCGAAACGTCTTTCTGAGAAATATGGCGCCACGATCTATCTGAAACGCGAAGACCTCTGCCATACCGGCGCGCACAAAGTGAACAATACGATTGGTCAGATCCTGTTGGCAAAACGCCTCGGCAAACAAAAGATCATTGCTGAAACCGGCGCCGGACAACACGGTGTGGCTACGGCGACGGTATGCGCGCTGATGGGAATGGAATGCATTGTCTACATGGGCAAAATTGACATGGAGCGGCAGCGTCCTAACGTAGAGCGCATGCGCATCCTCGGGGCCACTGTAGTTCCCGCACTTAGCGGCAGCATGACTCTGAAAGATGCTACCAATGAAGCCATGCGGCACTGGATCAACAACCCCACCGATACACACTACATCATTGGATCGGTAGTAGGACCTCATCCTTATCCCGACATGGTGGCTCGCTTTCAGTCGGTGATCAGCGAAGAAATGAGAAAGCAATTGCAGGAAGAGATCGGCAATCCATACCCCGACTATGTGTTTGCCTGCGTCGGAGGCGGTAGCAACGCTGCGGGAGCGTTCTATCATTTCCTGGACGATGAACACGTCACACTGGTAGCATCTGAAGCTGCTGGCAAGGGAGTCGACAGCGGCGAATCCGCGGCGACTACGGCGCTTGGAAAACCCGGTGTGCTTCACGGCAGCAAAACGATATTGATGCAGACCGAGGATGGTCAAGTGGTGGAACCCTATTCCATCTCGGCCGGGTTGGATTACCCCGGCATCGGGCCTATACACGCCCACTTGTTTGATGTAGGACGTGTAAAGTTCGTGAGCGCCACCGACGACGAAGCCATGAATGCGGGGCTGGAGTTGAGCCGGATGGAGGGCATCATTCCTGCCATCGAATCGGCCCATGCGCTGGCTGCCTTGAATCAATTCACCTTTGAAAAGGACGACGTGGTGGTGGTCAATTTATCGGGCCGTGGCGACAAGGATTTGGAAACCTATATCCGTTGGGGAAAATATTAA
- a CDS encoding alpha-ketoacid dehydrogenase subunit alpha/beta, whose translation MSLTTPSPARRKLKPEVDREILMKAFALMCQARRMAETYDEKRDVCGKYVHSTSRGHEAIQLATGLQLTAIDYLSPYYRDESMLLGIGLSPYELMLQLMAKRDDPFSGGRSYYGHPALRREGFPTIPHQSSATGMQAIPATGMAQGIAYLESQGLKESSGALVVCSLGDGSVTEGEVAEAFQMAVLKKLPILYLVQDNGWGISATGKEMRTMDAYEYAGGFKGMDRMAIDGADFIDSYLGMKKALETVRKKRSPMLVHATCPLLGHHTSGVRKEWYRGDSLEQARQNDPIDRLREYLLQHGETEEILWAIQTEAATKISEAYERAKESPDPSPSDFDTHEFAPPTIVTEQGERQPDGGEKVLMVDAALHAVDDLLKNHPEALFYGQDVGRRLGGVFREAATLAQKYGDERVFNTPIQEAYIVGSTAGMSAVGAKAIVEIQFADYIWPGMNQLVEELSKSCYLSHGKFPVQSLIRVPIGAYGGGGPYHSGSIESTLLTIRGIKVVYPSNAADMKGLLKASFYDPNPVVLLEHKGLYWSKVPGTEEAKTIEPDADYVIPLGKANAVQWADEEKVAEGSTAVIITYGMGVYWAKEASRSFEGRLEIIDLRTLNPIDWEAITLAVTKHGRAFVLTEEPLLNSFAESLAGRIQKECFRSLDAPVWTLGAANLPAVPLNVGLEKAMLPNAEKVRDAVETLLNF comes from the coding sequence ATGTCCCTGACAACCCCATCACCGGCGCGTCGGAAGCTGAAGCCCGAAGTAGACCGCGAAATTCTGATGAAGGCCTTCGCGCTGATGTGCCAGGCCCGTCGCATGGCCGAGACGTACGACGAGAAACGAGACGTCTGTGGTAAATATGTGCACAGCACTTCCCGTGGCCACGAAGCCATTCAATTGGCCACCGGTCTTCAACTGACCGCGATCGACTACTTGTCTCCCTACTATCGCGATGAGTCTATGTTGTTGGGAATCGGATTGTCACCCTACGAGCTGATGCTGCAACTGATGGCCAAGCGCGACGATCCCTTCTCCGGCGGCCGGTCTTACTATGGACATCCTGCCCTTCGGCGAGAAGGTTTTCCGACCATCCCACATCAAAGCTCGGCCACCGGCATGCAGGCCATCCCGGCCACCGGCATGGCGCAAGGCATTGCCTACCTGGAATCACAAGGACTAAAGGAATCCAGCGGCGCGCTGGTAGTGTGCTCGTTGGGCGACGGCTCCGTGACCGAAGGTGAAGTAGCCGAAGCGTTTCAAATGGCCGTCCTGAAAAAACTGCCCATCCTCTACCTGGTGCAGGATAACGGTTGGGGTATCAGCGCCACGGGCAAAGAGATGCGCACGATGGATGCCTACGAATATGCAGGCGGATTCAAAGGGATGGACCGCATGGCGATCGACGGCGCGGACTTTATCGACTCCTACCTGGGTATGAAAAAGGCCCTGGAGACGGTGCGCAAAAAAAGAAGCCCCATGCTGGTGCACGCCACGTGCCCGCTATTGGGTCACCATACATCGGGTGTACGAAAGGAATGGTATCGTGGCGACTCGCTGGAACAAGCGCGTCAGAACGATCCCATCGATCGCTTGCGCGAATATCTCTTGCAACACGGCGAAACCGAGGAAATCTTGTGGGCCATTCAAACCGAAGCCGCGACAAAAATTTCAGAGGCCTACGAACGTGCAAAAGAATCGCCCGACCCGTCGCCGTCTGATTTTGATACGCACGAATTTGCGCCGCCCACTATCGTCACCGAACAAGGCGAACGGCAACCCGATGGCGGCGAAAAAGTACTCATGGTCGATGCTGCCCTACACGCAGTGGACGACCTCTTAAAAAATCATCCGGAAGCTTTGTTCTATGGCCAGGACGTGGGCCGGCGGCTCGGTGGTGTGTTTCGCGAGGCGGCAACGCTGGCGCAAAAATATGGCGATGAGCGCGTATTCAACACGCCAATACAGGAAGCCTACATCGTCGGGTCCACGGCAGGCATGTCGGCGGTGGGAGCGAAGGCCATCGTGGAGATACAGTTTGCGGATTATATCTGGCCTGGGATGAACCAGTTGGTGGAAGAGCTTTCGAAGAGCTGTTACCTCTCGCATGGAAAATTCCCCGTGCAGTCGCTCATTCGCGTTCCCATCGGTGCCTATGGCGGCGGTGGACCTTATCACTCCGGAAGCATAGAGTCGACGTTGCTGACGATACGCGGTATAAAAGTGGTGTATCCATCGAACGCCGCCGACATGAAAGGCTTGTTGAAGGCATCCTTTTACGATCCTAATCCCGTGGTGCTATTGGAACACAAAGGGTTGTATTGGTCGAAAGTACCCGGCACCGAAGAGGCCAAGACCATTGAACCGGACGCAGACTATGTCATCCCCCTGGGTAAAGCAAACGCGGTTCAATGGGCCGACGAAGAAAAAGTAGCGGAGGGATCAACCGCCGTCATCATCACGTATGGCATGGGCGTTTATTGGGCAAAGGAAGCCTCCCGTTCATTCGAGGGACGGTTGGAGATCATAGACTTGCGCACTTTGAATCCCATCGATTGGGAAGCCATCACGCTGGCCGTAACAAAACACGGCAGGGCATTCGTGCTCACCGAAGAACCCTTGCTCAACTCCTTTGCCGAATCGTTGGCCGGCCGCATTCAAAAGGAATGCTTTCGCTCACTCGATGCCCCTGTATGGACCTTGGGTGCGGCAAACCTTCCGGCGGTTCCACTCAATGTCGGCCTGGAGAAAGCCATGTTGCCCAACGCCGAAAAGGTCAGGGACGCTGTGGAAACACTCCTGAATTTTTGA
- a CDS encoding Spx/MgsR family RNA polymerase-binding regulatory protein, whose product MKTAMDWLKQHNVAVDFHDYKTKGITAVKLKEWSKQVGWESLVNKRGTTWRQLDETEQAKVTNEKAAIELMTEKTSVIKRPLIEKDGKVVALGFDEAAYVKAFKK is encoded by the coding sequence GTGAAAACCGCGATGGACTGGCTGAAGCAGCACAACGTCGCCGTCGATTTTCACGATTACAAAACCAAGGGCATCACGGCCGTCAAACTAAAAGAGTGGAGCAAGCAAGTAGGGTGGGAGAGCCTCGTGAACAAACGCGGCACCACCTGGCGCCAACTCGACGAAACCGAACAGGCCAAGGTGACCAACGAAAAAGCAGCCATCGAATTGATGACGGAAAAGACGAGTGTCATCAAACGCCCGCTCATCGAGAAGGACGGCAAAGTAGTGGCACTAGGCTTCGACGAAGCTGCCTATGTAAAAGCGTTTAAAAAGTAG
- a CDS encoding bifunctional 3-deoxy-7-phosphoheptulonate synthase/chorismate mutase: MIIQLQPSIATADKEAIIAKSKALGYKTTEVKTQEHVYLVGIGKKEFDIRLLGHMAGIADIHRVSDDYKLVSRKWKVDRTHLDLGDGVIIGDGTLSIMAGPCSIENEAQVQQTIDHLVAQGVRIMRGGVFKPRSSPYAFRGLGVDGLKMWHTLARKAGMKIISEVMQVSQIAEMHDYVDVFQVGARNTQNFNLLDELGRVDKAVMIKRGISGTIEELLYSAEYVFAAGNEKLLLCERGIRTYERASRNTLDINAIPILKEKTHLPVIADPSHGIGIREYVEPVALAAVMAGADGVIYETHQKPEEAASDGQQTLDFKESEKLIRKLRKVYELRENF, from the coding sequence ATGATCATTCAATTGCAACCGTCGATCGCAACGGCCGACAAAGAAGCGATCATCGCGAAGAGCAAAGCCCTCGGTTATAAGACCACCGAAGTAAAGACGCAAGAGCATGTTTACCTGGTGGGCATCGGCAAAAAAGAATTCGACATCCGCCTGCTGGGACACATGGCAGGGATAGCCGACATCCACCGCGTTTCGGACGACTACAAACTGGTGTCGCGCAAATGGAAAGTAGACCGTACCCATCTCGATCTGGGTGACGGCGTGATCATTGGCGACGGCACCTTGTCCATCATGGCCGGCCCGTGTTCGATCGAAAACGAGGCGCAGGTGCAGCAAACCATCGACCACCTGGTGGCGCAAGGCGTGCGCATTATGCGGGGCGGTGTTTTTAAACCCCGCAGTTCACCCTATGCCTTTCGCGGGCTTGGGGTGGACGGCCTGAAGATGTGGCATACGCTGGCGCGCAAGGCAGGCATGAAGATCATTAGCGAGGTGATGCAGGTGAGCCAGATCGCGGAGATGCATGATTATGTGGATGTGTTCCAGGTGGGCGCGCGCAACACGCAGAACTTTAACCTGCTCGATGAATTGGGCCGGGTAGACAAAGCCGTGATGATCAAACGCGGCATCTCAGGCACGATCGAAGAATTGTTGTACTCCGCCGAATACGTTTTTGCCGCCGGCAACGAAAAGCTTTTGCTGTGCGAACGAGGCATCCGCACCTATGAACGCGCCAGCCGCAACACCCTGGATATAAACGCCATCCCGATCCTCAAGGAGAAGACACATTTGCCGGTGATCGCCGACCCGTCGCACGGTATCGGCATCCGCGAGTATGTCGAGCCCGTGGCCCTGGCCGCCGTCATGGCGGGCGCTGATGGTGTGATCTATGAAACCCACCAAAAACCGGAAGAGGCCGCTTCGGATGGACAACAAACGCTGGACTTCAAGGAATCGGAAAAACTTATCCGCAAGCTCCGAAAGGTGTATGAACTGCGTGAAAATTTTTAA
- the hemF gene encoding oxygen-dependent coproporphyrinogen oxidase — translation MSTMPTKEEIRDWLTSLQQNICEQLEVTDGKAKFISDPWERPGGGGGVSRVLTGGNIIEKGGVNFSAVWGKTPEPVLKTMALEPGVHPDFFATGVSIVLHPYNPMVPIIHMNVRYFEMSNGTWWFGGGIDLTPHYVIPEDAHYFHTQLKAVCDRHDPAYYNDFKKWADDYFFIKHRNETRGVGGIFFDYLKGDAPHTKATRFEFVKSVGSAFAPIYTQLMKKNQGLPYAEKEKQWQYLRRGRYVEFNLVWDRGTKFGLDTDGRTESILMSLPPQAQWEYNHVPAPDSPEAATQALLIKGVDWISS, via the coding sequence ATGTCCACGATGCCCACAAAAGAAGAAATACGCGACTGGCTCACCTCACTCCAGCAAAACATTTGCGAACAGTTAGAAGTCACGGACGGCAAGGCAAAATTCATCAGCGATCCCTGGGAACGGCCCGGTGGTGGCGGCGGCGTGAGCCGGGTACTCACCGGCGGGAACATCATCGAAAAAGGCGGCGTCAATTTTTCGGCCGTGTGGGGAAAGACGCCGGAGCCCGTGTTGAAGACCATGGCCCTCGAGCCCGGTGTGCATCCCGATTTCTTTGCCACAGGGGTGTCTATTGTTTTGCATCCCTACAATCCCATGGTGCCCATCATTCACATGAATGTGCGCTATTTTGAAATGAGCAACGGCACCTGGTGGTTTGGTGGCGGCATCGACCTCACGCCGCATTATGTCATTCCGGAAGATGCGCATTATTTTCATACGCAGTTAAAAGCCGTTTGCGACCGTCACGATCCTGCTTACTACAATGACTTCAAGAAATGGGCCGACGACTATTTCTTCATCAAACACCGGAACGAAACCCGCGGTGTTGGCGGCATATTTTTTGACTACCTGAAAGGCGATGCGCCCCACACCAAAGCGACGCGTTTTGAGTTTGTGAAAAGCGTGGGATCTGCCTTTGCTCCGATCTATACCCAGTTGATGAAAAAGAATCAAGGATTGCCGTACGCGGAAAAAGAAAAGCAATGGCAATACCTTCGACGCGGACGCTATGTAGAGTTTAACCTGGTGTGGGATCGCGGCACCAAGTTCGGGCTGGATACGGATGGACGCACAGAGTCCATTCTCATGAGCCTGCCGCCTCAAGCGCAATGGGAATATAATCATGTGCCCGCACCGGACTCACCCGAGGCGGCGACACAGGCTTTGTTAATAAAAGGTGTTGACTGGATTTCATCCTAA
- the trpA gene encoding tryptophan synthase subunit alpha — MKNRIKDLFASGKGNILSVFYTAGFPTLDSTAAIATALEKGGADIIEIGIPYSDPVADGPTIQESNKVALENGVTLPKILEQVKLIRKTVKIPIILMGYVNPVMQYGIERFAKDAATAGVDGVILPDLPMDAFLAEYKTTFEAANLSNTFLISPTTSEERIRKIDNETDGFIYAVSASSITGARGEFADTQLQYFDRLKKMKLKNPFLIGFGISDHTTFAKASSYGAGAIVGSAFINLLKKSTNVAADSEAFAISLKNNAKS, encoded by the coding sequence ATGAAAAACAGGATCAAAGACCTTTTCGCAAGCGGAAAAGGAAATATATTGTCAGTGTTCTATACGGCAGGCTTCCCCACGTTAGACAGCACGGCGGCTATTGCCACAGCCCTGGAGAAAGGCGGTGCGGACATCATCGAGATCGGCATTCCCTATTCTGATCCGGTGGCCGACGGACCGACCATCCAGGAAAGCAATAAAGTGGCACTGGAGAATGGCGTAACGTTGCCTAAAATACTAGAACAAGTAAAGCTCATCCGCAAGACGGTTAAAATTCCCATTATCCTGATGGGCTATGTAAATCCCGTCATGCAATACGGCATCGAGCGCTTTGCTAAAGACGCCGCTACGGCTGGGGTAGACGGTGTAATTTTGCCCGATCTGCCGATGGACGCATTTCTGGCCGAATACAAAACCACCTTTGAGGCCGCCAACCTCAGTAACACGTTCCTGATCTCGCCCACCACCTCAGAGGAGCGCATTCGCAAAATCGACAACGAGACAGACGGGTTCATCTATGCAGTTTCAGCCTCCAGCATCACGGGCGCTCGCGGCGAGTTCGCCGATACACAGCTGCAATATTTTGACCGCTTGAAGAAGATGAAGTTGAAAAATCCTTTCCTCATCGGCTTTGGCATCTCCGATCATACCACGTTTGCTAAAGCATCGTCCTATGGTGCTGGGGCCATTGTGGGCAGCGCGTTTATCAATTTGCTCAAGAAATCCACCAACGTCGCCGCCGACAGCGAGGCGTTTGCCATCTCACTTAAAAATAACGCCAAGTCATGA
- a CDS encoding phosphoribosylanthranilate isomerase, producing the protein MARLADIKLKICGMRDAENIQAVTALSPQYMGFIFYRKSPRFVGDDFVMPAISPGIKKVGVFVNETTENILRIASRYDLTLIQLHGHETPEQCRDLKAKGLSVIKVFSVGEDFDWSTVQPYKSLADFFLFDTKGKYYGGNAQAFDWSLLQKYDQEIPFFLSGGLSPENIDDVDRLKGMNLYALDVNSGVEDSPGVKNASKIESVLEKLKSLK; encoded by the coding sequence ATGGCCCGGCTCGCGGACATAAAGCTGAAGATCTGCGGCATGCGGGATGCCGAAAACATCCAGGCAGTAACTGCGTTGTCGCCACAGTACATGGGCTTTATCTTTTACCGGAAGTCGCCGCGGTTTGTCGGCGATGATTTTGTGATGCCGGCCATTTCGCCGGGTATAAAGAAAGTGGGCGTCTTTGTCAATGAGACCACGGAAAACATCCTGCGCATCGCTTCCCGGTACGACCTCACCCTAATCCAACTGCACGGGCATGAAACGCCGGAGCAATGCCGCGATCTGAAAGCCAAGGGACTGAGTGTCATCAAAGTGTTTTCCGTGGGGGAAGATTTTGATTGGAGCACCGTGCAGCCTTATAAATCGTTGGCCGATTTTTTTCTTTTCGACACCAAAGGCAAATACTACGGCGGCAATGCCCAGGCGTTCGATTGGTCGTTGCTCCAAAAATATGACCAGGAAATTCCATTCTTCCTGAGTGGTGGACTTTCGCCGGAAAATATCGATGACGTGGACCGGTTAAAAGGCATGAATCTTTATGCGCTGGATGTAAACAGCGGTGTGGAGGACAGCCCCGGTGTGAAGAATGCGTCAAAAATTGAATCTGTTCTTGAGAAATTAAAATCATTGAAGTGA